One Palaemon carinicauda isolate YSFRI2023 chromosome 5, ASM3689809v2, whole genome shotgun sequence DNA window includes the following coding sequences:
- the LOC137640402 gene encoding uncharacterized protein produces the protein MLNYAANLGPLNDTGNILSHWGNPQDASGRTGASSPPSESSAGKSTVVKIVHPITIQTERPQDRSPRKRDRRTAGLMLNPGSSPDMPQGMREPEFKGEIHPPPTKMSRLGMYETYQPWVLQTYGDSAKTKTITRNKYQRILQILRGDYVDNETSKFKLWVKGRGFRIGPPPGFVGSGGGVDDPLKDPLKEPLGITQLSSSGTPAAIDYNPDKDPFPDIYVQTGTIKV, from the coding sequence ATGTTGAACTACGCTGCTAATCTTGGTCCGTTGAATGACACTGGGAACATCTTGAGCCACTGGGGTAACCCCCAGGATGCCAGTGGCCGAACGGGTGCCTCTTCCCCTCCGTCAGAATCCTCAGCGGGCAAGTCGACGGTCGTCAAGATCGTCCATCCTATCACCATTCAGACAGAGAGGCCCCAGGACAGATCCCCTAGGAAGAGAGACCGTAGGACGGCCGGTCTCATGCTGAATCCTGGCAGTTCCCCAGACATGCCACAGGGTATGAGGGAGCCCGAATTTAAAGGAGAGATTCATCCTCCTCCGACGAAGATGTCCCGTTTGGGCATGTACGAGACGTACCAACCGTGGGTCCTACAGACCTACGGAGACTCAGCAAAGACGAAAACCATCACCAGGAACAAATACCAAAGAATCCTACAGATCCTTCGTGGTGATTACGTCGACAACGAGACGTCCAAATTCAAACTTTGGGTCAAGGGCCGCGGATTTAGGATTGGGCCGCCCCCGGGATTCGTCGGGAGTGGAGGAGGAGTGGACGATCCCCTAAAGGACCCCTTGAAGGAACCCTTGGGTATCACGCAGCTGTCATCCTCAGGTACTCCTGCAGCTATCGACTACAATCCTGATAAGGATCCATTTCCCGATATCTACGTACAAACAGGAACTATAAAG